One Ilumatobacter fluminis genomic window, CTGATCCTTGCCGCGATCGACCAGGACAGTCAAACCGTACGGCCCGTCGGCTGGGGTCAGACCTCAACCGACACGCCTCGAGGACCACCGATCCCCTCGATGTCGGTTGAGGTCTGACCCCATCCGACATCAACCGACCAGGATCGACCGGCTCGGGTCAGCCGCCGGAGAGGGCCATGACGTCGGCGTCGTCGGGGATCGCCAGCTCGTCGGGGTCGTCGAGGTAACCCTCGGGGAGCGCGACCTTGATCGGCCCGTTGGTGTGACCGCGCTTGATGCGCTCGCCGCCCTCGACGATCTCGGCGTCGGGGTCGAACGCGCCGAGGACGTCGTCGAGCTGTGCCAGCGACGAGACCTGGGCGAGGGTGCGGCGGACGTCGGGGCCGACCGGGTAGCCCGACAGGTACCAGGCGCAGTGTTTGCGGAAGTCGCGCATCGCGTGCTCCTCGCCACCGAACCCGGCGTAGTGGTCGGTGAGCAGTCGGGCGTGGCGGCGCATCGCCTCGGCGACCTCGCCGAGGCGGCGCGGGGCCGGCGCCTCGCCACCGTTCAGCACGGTGATCAGGTCACCGAACAGCCAGGGGCGTCCGAGGCATCCGCGGCCGATCACGACGCCGTCACAGTCGGTTTGGGCCATCATCGCCACGGCGTCTGACGCCTCCCAGATGTCGCCGTTGCCGAGGACCGGAATGTCGGTCACCGCTTCCTTCAGGGCGCCGATCGCCTCCCAGCGGGCCTCGCCGGAGTAGTGCTGCTCGACCGTGCGGGCGTGGAGCGCGATCCATCCGATGCCCTCGTCGGCGCAGATGCGGCCGGTCGTGATGTCGGTGCGCAGGTCGTCCCAGAGTCCCATCCGGAACTTGGCGGTGACCGGCACGCCGTACGGTTCGGCGGCCTGCACGGCACGCCGGACGATCTGCTGGAGCAGCTTCGGCTTCGCGGGTACGGCGGCACCGCCGCCCTTGCGGGTGACCTTGGCAGCCGGACAGCCGAAGTTCAGGTCGACGTGATCGACCCGCCCCTCGTCGCACACCTGATGCACGGCGCGGCCGAGCATGTCGGGATCGCTGCCGTAGATCTGGAGGCTGCGCGGCGACTCGTCGTCACCGAACTGCATCATCGTCAGCGTCTTGTCGTTGCGGTACACGACGGCATGCGACATGACCATCTCGTTGACGTAGACGAGTTCGTCGCCGTACGACCGGCACATCGCGCGGAAGGCGCGGTTGGTCACGCCCGCCATGGGGGCGAGCACCACGGGCGCCTTCGGCGTGAACGATCCGATCTGCAGCGGCAACATCAGGTCGAAAACGGTACCGTCGCCCCGTGCCGACCGCGACGACCGTGATCTCGAAGCCGTTCGCGGCGTTGACGGTACGAGAGTTCCACGACCTGCTCCGGCTCCGCATCGACGTGTTCGTCGTGGAGCAAGCGTGCCCGTACCCCGAACTCGACGGCCGTGACGTCGAGCCCGGAACGGGGCACCACTGGATCACCGGTAGCGCCGCACGGGGTTCTGCCGATGACGGTGATGCCGTCGCGGCCTACGCCCGCACGCTCGACGACGGCGACGCGATCCGTATCGGTCGGGTCGTGGCGGCGCCGGACGCACGCGGCGCAGGTCTTGCCGCGGCGCTCATGGCCCACCTCGTCGATCGGTTCGAGGGGCAGGCGATCGTGCTCGATGCCCAGTCGCACCTCGTCGACTGGTACCGCCGCTTCGGATTCGAGCCCGACGGCGAGGAGTTCGTGGAGGACGGTATCCCCCACGTCCCGATGCGCCGAGTCGGCTGAGTCGGCCGCGCCGCCGATCCGTCAATCGCCCCCGTCGATCATCCAGCCGCCCGCCCGCCAGTGCCGGCCGTCGCCACGGAACGCTGTTGCAGAGAGAGTACTCACTCTCTAACATGGCGGCATGCCGACCCAGGCCGAGCGCCGCGCCGCCACCCGTGCCACCCTCCTCGACGCCGCCGCCGAGGTCCTCGTCGAACGCGGGCTGGCCGGATTCACCACGACGGCGGTCACCGACCGCGCCGGGGTAAGCAACGGCGCCCTGTTCCGTCACTTCCCGACGCGCCTCGACCTGATCGCCGCAACGGTCGAACACGTCCTGGTTCGCCTCCGCACGACCTACGAGACGACGTTCGGCGATCTGCCCGATCGTCCCGACGTCGAGACCCTGCTCGACCTGTTGTGGTCGGCGATGTCCGACACCCAGTTCGGCGCCGTGCTCGAGGTGTACACCCAGGCCCGCACCGACACCGACCTGCTCGCAGCAATCCACCCGATCGTCGCCGAACACGGCGACTACGTGAACGCGCTGACCGCACGAGTCGCCGCAACGCTCGGCGACGGCACCGACACCGCTCCCCTGGCCGGCCTCGGCAGCCTCGCCATCCTCGCCATGCAGGGGCTCGTGGTCGGCCAGATGGCCGGCGCCTCGCCCGGCTACGAACGCGATGTCCTCGCCGACTTCCGAACCCTCATCGACACACTGATCGACACGGGGCGATCCCCGACCCGAACCGGAGCACCGTCATGAACACGAACACGAGCACGAACACCGGCATCGACCCCACATCGGCCGACGCCACCACCGGTATCCGCTCGACCGACCTGACGACCAAGCGTGAGATCTGGCGCTTCCTCGTCACCCGGCCATCGGCACAGGCCCTCGCCGTCGCGATCGTCGTGCTCGGCACTGCACGACTCGTCGTCGGCGACTACGGCCGCGGCGACCTGATCGCGATCGTCGCGACGCTCGCCATGACGGGCACCGTCGAGTGGATCATCCACAAGTACCTGCTGCACGCCCCGCTCGACTCGTGGGCCACCCGGACGCTCGGCACCGGCACCGGACACCACCAACACCATCTCGATCCGACCGATCCCGACTGGCTCCTGCTCGGCGGCCTCGACGCGGCCGTGTTCGTCACGATGTTCGGGGCGGTCACAGCCGCATGGTCGGTTCCCCTGATGTGGATCACCGGTTCGTCGATCCTCGGCGGCTTCCTCACGGCGTGGCTGTGCGCCGCGATCGGGCTGTTCCACTACGAGTTCGTCCACCTCATGGTGCACACCCGGTACCGACCCCGAACCCGCTTCTACAAGGGGTTGGCCCGACACCACCGACTCCATCACTACCGCAACGAGCACTACTGGCTCGGTGTCACCTCGAACACCGGCGACCGACTCCTGCGCACCCTCCCGAAGCACAAGACCGACGTCCCCCTCAGCGACACCGCCCGAACCCTCGGCCAATAGCGACGATCAGGTCATCCCGGTTCGTCGCAGGTCGCAGCACCCTCGGTCACCCATCGGACCGACACATCTCGATACTGATTCGGGAGCGACGGCGTCGAGGGCAAGGCGCGGTAGGGCGACGCTGACTTCCGTCAGCGAGCCCGATCCGCAACGCCGCCATCGGCGTCGTCGAACCGAATCAGGGGGAGTTTGAGGTTGGGGTGGGCCCCGTCGGCGAGGTCGGTCGGGCCGTCGCTCGCCAGGCGGTACCAGCCCGCCGCCGCGATCATCGCCGCGTTGTCGGTGCACATCGACCGGCTCGGCAGGAAGCCACGCACCCCGTCCTTGGCGCACGCGCCGAGCAGTTCCTCGCGCAACAGTGAGTTGGCGGCCACTCCCCCGCCCAGCACGATCCCCTTCGCGCCGGTGACCTGGGCCGCCCGGCGGGCCTTGGTGACCAACACGTCGACCACGGCCATCTGGAAGCTCGCGGCGACGTCGGCCGAGGAGACGTCCGGGTGCTTGCGCACGTAGTTCATGACCGCGGTCTTGAGGCCGCTGAAGCTGAAGTCGAGGTTGTCCGGGTCGTCGCTGAGCGCCCGCGGGAACCGGATGGCGTCCGGGTCGCCGTTGAGCGCCTCGGCGTCGATGGCCGGTCCGCCCGGATAGCCGAGGTCCAAGAAGCGCGCCACCTTGTCGAACGCCTCGCCGGCAGCGTCGTCGATCGTCTGGCCGAGCAGCCGGTACCGGCCGTGGTCCTGCATCTCGATCAGCATCGTGTGACCGCCCGACACGAGCAGCACGACCATCGGGAACTCGAGCGTCGGGTCTTCGAGGAACGCCGAGTAGAGGTGAGCCTCGAGGTGGTTGACGCCGACGTACGGCACGTCCCACGCGAGCGCCAACGACTTCGCCGCCGACACACCGACCAACAGCGCGCCGATCAGACCAGGGCCATGCGTGCACGCGACGGCGTCGATGCGCTGTTCGTCGATGCCGGCTTCGACGATCGCACGTGCGATCACCGGGTTGAGCGCCTCGAGGTGGGCGCGGCTGGCGATCTCCGGCACGACACCGCCGAAGTCGGCGTGGATCTCGATCTGGCTCGACACCACACTCGACACCACGTCGTTGCCGCCCATCACGATGGCGGCGGCGGTCTCGTCGCAGCTGGTCTCGATGCCGAGTACGACGGTGGATTCGTCGGGGGTCGACGTCGGTCGATCGGCGCTCATCGGCCGTCCTCCTGCAACTCTCGTTCGATGGTGTCGAGTCGGGCGGCGTACTCGTCGGTGGCCAGGTCGTGGCACCACATGACGATCGCGTCCTCGACGTTGTCGTAGTAGCGGCGGCGGATGCCGGCCGGGGCGAAGCCGAACACGCGATAGAGCTCCTGAGCGCCCGTGCTGCCGGCACGCACCTCGAGCGTCCACGCGACGCACCCGCGCGAGCGCGCCGTGCGGGCGAGGTCGAGCATCAGCCGGCTCGCGACGCCACGGCGACGGTGCGCCTCGTCGACGACGATGTTCGTGATGTGCGCCTGATCGCCATCGGGGTCGATGACGTGCCACAGGCCGGCGTACCCGACGATGTCGCGGCCGTCTCGGGCGACGAGGTAGTAGCGGCTGCCGTTGCCGACCTGGTCGAGCTCGGTCTCGAAGATCCGCCTCGACCACGAGGTGGGATACGCGGCGTCCTCGATCGGCATGACCGCCTTGAGGTCGCGGCGACGCATCGGCTCGATCACGATCGGACCGGCGTCGGGGTGCGAGCGGCGGAGCCGGTTCGACAGGATGCTCACGCCCGCTGCTCCCGGGTCGCCCAGTTGATCTGGGCGTCGGGCGGCCGAAGGTAGATGGGTTCGATCTCGTTCGGCCGCACCCACTCCTCGCGCAAGGCCTTGGCGTGTGCCAACTCGACGAGTGCACCCGGCGACGGGTGGACGGGTGCGGCGATCTCGCAGCGGTATCCCTCGAGGATCTCGTCGCGGTACCGGTGGGCGCCGTCGCCGACGAGGAGCGCCTCCTGGCTCCGGGCGAGCAGATCGGCGACGAGCTCGTCGACCGGCCCGACGGTGGGCGTGGCGACCTGTTGCACACCACCGGGCACCTGCCGGTACATCGCCCATGACACCTCGCTCTTGCGCGCGTCGATCACGGGGACCACGACTCGGTCGGTGTGTCGGCACGGGAACGCCAGGAGGTCGAGCGACGAGATGCCGATCATCGGGATGCGCAGCGCCTGCGCCATCGCCTTCGCCGCCGAGATACCGACACGCATGCCGGTGAACATGCCGGGACCGATGTCGACGGCGATGCAGCCGAGTTCGTCGACGTCGATGTCGGCATTGCGGAGTACGAACTCGATCGCGGGGGTGAGGATCTCGGCGTGTCGGCGACCGCGCGTCACCTCGAACGTCGCGATGACGCCTTCGTGGCCGCCGATCGCGACACCGACCTGTTCGGTCGCCGATTCGATCCCGAGGATCAGCATCGGTACGCCTCCATCGCCGCCGCCAATCGGTCCCATCGACCGGCCCAGCCCGGGCCGGTGGCGTCGAGCGTGATCAGCCGCGACCCGTCGAGGCCGAAGTCGTCGTCCGCGTCGCCATCCGCATCCGCAGCGTCATCGTCGTCAGCGTCGTCGTGGTCGATCCGCACCTCGAGGTGGTCGCCCAACGTCGCGGCGGCCACGTCGCCCCACTCGACGAGCACGATCCCACCGAACTCGGCGAGTTCGTGCAGCGCCAGTTCGTCGACGTCGCCGGTCGTGTCGAGGCGGTAGAGGTCGGCGTGGTGCATCGTCACCTTGCTGTTCGGCACGGGGTAGCTGTGCACCAGGGTGAACGTCGGCGAGGTGATCGCCTCGACGATGCCGAGCGCACGTCCGAACCCCTGGGCGAAGGCGGTCTTGCCGGCGCCAATCTCACCGGCCAGCACGATCAGGTCGCCCGGACGCGAGACGCTCGCCAACGCGGCGGCGATGGACTGGGTGGACGCGAGCGAGTCGGCGCGCAGCAACATGGCAGTCCCCGATGTTACGGCGTCGCGGAGCCTGCGACGCCGACCTCACCGATGCCCGCCACCGACGACTCGGCGCGGCACCCGGGCCGAGATGCCACAGACGATCTCGTAGCCGATCGTGCCGAGCCGTTCCGCCCAGTGCTCGGCACGGATCTCGTGCTCCCCTTGGCGACCGATGAGGACGACCTCGTCCCCGATCGTCACGGGTGCGTCGCGGACGTCGACCACCAACTGGTCCATGGTGACGACGCCGACGATCGGGCAGCGTCGGCCTCCGATCAGCACGTCGAACCCCGGCGCGTCGGGCAGGGTGCCGAGCCGGCGTGGCACCCCGTCGGCGTAGCCGATCGGCACCGTCGCCACGGTCGTGTCCCGGTCGAAACGGTGGCGCCACCCGTACGACACATGGGTGCCCGCGTCGACCTGCTTGACGTACGACACCCTCGCCTTGAGTGCGAGCGCCGGACGGAGATCGGCGACCAGATGGTCGACGTCCGGTCCCGGCGAGATGCCGTACATCGCGATCCCGAGGCGGACGAACGACCGACGGGCGGACGGCGCCGCGAGCGCACCGGCCGAATTCGCGGCGTGGACGGCCGGCAGGTCGGCGTCACCCAGCGAGCCGAGCGCGGCGTCGAATGTCGCCAGCTGTTCGGCGGTCGCCCGGTGTTCGGGCTCGTCGGCGACAGCGAGGTGGGTGAACACGCCGCCGAGCCGGAGCGAGTCCGACGAGCGCACGGCGTCGACGAGCGATGCGATCAGGTCGGGGGCCGCGCCGACCCGCTGCATCCCGCTGTCGATCTTGAGATGCACCGAGACGACGGCGCCGACACGGGTCGCCGCTGCTGCGAGCGCGTCGACATGGTCGAGCCGGTAGGCGGTCGCCTCCAGTCCGGCGGCAGCGAGCGAGTCGAGTTGCTCGGGCGGTTGCTCGGTCAGGACCAGGATCGGCGCGTCGATGCCGGCGGCTCGCAGCTCGACGCCTTCCTGCACGAGCGCGACGCACAATCCTGCGGCGCCGGCGTCGAGGGCGGCCCGTGCCGCCGTCACGGCGCCGTGGCCGTAGCCGTCGGCCTTGACGACCGCTCGGACGTGCGACGGGCTCACCGCTCGGGTGAGCGAGCCGACGTTGTGACGCAGGGCGTCGACGTCGACCTCGGCCCACGCCCACCGGCTCGCCGCCACGTCGACGTCGTCGCGCCGGCCCTCGTCGTTGTCAGAGGGCACTGACGTCGAATCCCAACGCGTCGAGGGTGTCGATGTCGGCGTTGCCGGTGACCGGCAGATCGTTGTCGTCCTGGAATGCGCTGACGGCGTCGGTCGTGGTGTCGCCGTAGACGTTGTCGACGGCGTCGGCGAACAGATCGAGTCGCTGGAGCCGGGTCTGGAGCGCACCGACGTCGGATCCCGACATGCCGGGTTCGAGTTCGCGTGTGAGCTGCAGGACGTGGTAGTCGGTGCGGCACTCGAACCGCCGCTGTTCGCCGATCTCGTAGCAGAGCAGACCGTCGACACCGACCGGGTACAGCGCCTCGACGTCGGCGACGGGGCCCGTCTCGTCGGGGTCGGGACACGGGTTCTCGACGAGGCGGTTCGGGGCGGTGGGGAACGGGCACGGTCGTTCGTCGAGGAACGCCATCTTCCGCGTGAGGTAGTCGGCCGCCGCCCAGGCTCCGACGGCCCGGTAATGCACACCGTCGGTCGCGAACCATTCGCGCTGGTCGGCGGTGAAGCCACCCCAGTCGGCGATGACGACGTCGGGGAAGTCGCCGGTGGCGATCAGGCGGCTGAGTTCGGCGTTGTTGTCGGCGAAGGTCTCGTGATTGCCGACCGAGCCGGGCGAGACGTAGTCGACGTCGGATCGCAGGGTGTACCAGACGATCCGTTCGTACCCGAGGCTCCGTGCCCGACTGACGATGTTCCGGAACGATGCCTCGAATCCGAACGTGCCGTCGTTGTAGCCGGTGGCGACGACGAGGGTGTGGTAGTTGTCGGAGTGGTCGAGCAGGGCGGCATGCACCGACGGCGGTGTGCGGCCCTCACGGCCTCGACACGAGGCGTAGTAGAGGCGCCGACACGACTCGAGGTCGAGGGTGTGTTCGAAGCCGACGATCGCGAACTCGGCGTTGGGCACCCAGCGCAGGGCCGCGATGGCGCTGTCGCCGATCACCACGGCCGGTTCGGGCGGGGCGACACGGACGGCCTGTTCGGCGACCGGATCGGCGGCGTCGCCGATGCCGACCGACGCCGCGTACGCCGTCACACCGGCGAGCGCGACGACGATCGACGCCAGCAGCGCGGCGGTGCGGGAGGGGCGAGATGGCGTGGTCATGCGTCGGTGGCGAGGAGATCGGTGAACACCGCCGGCAGCTGTTCGACGAGGTCACCGGCGATGACGCCGACGGAGGCGCATCGTTGCACGGCGAGGCCGTGGACGAACGCTCCTGCGGCGGCGGCACGATGGGCGGGGATCTGTCGTGCCAACAGTGCGCCGATGATACCGGCCAGGACGTCGCCCGTCCCTGCCGTCGCCAGTCGCTCGTCGCCGGCGTCGACGATCAGGGGCACCTCGCCGGGCGTGGCGACCACCGTGGCCGGTCCCTTCAACAAGACCGTCGCACCGGTCGTGTCGGCGAGTGAGGTGGCGGCGGCGAGGCGGTCGTCGTCGGGTCGGCGACCCGTGAGCAGGCCGTACTCGCCGTCGTGGGGTGTCAGGACCGTCGGAACCTCACGGTCGACCAGGACCGCCGGCGACCCGGCTTCGTTCCAGGCGAGTGCGAACAGACCGTCGCCGTCGATGACCATCGGGACGACGGCGTCCTCCACACAGCGCAGCACGGAGGCGACCGTGTGCTCCTCGCGGCCGAGACCCGGTCCGATGACGAGGGAGCGGAACCGATGGAGGTCGTCGAGCACCGCGGTGTACCAGTCGAACCCGGGGACTCGTCGATCGAGGGCCTCCACGGGTGCGTCGGCGTCGACGCCCGGGCTCGAGACGGCGACCAGGCTCGCTCCGGCCCGCTGTGCCGCCGTGGTGGCCAGGTGGCCGGCGCCGGTCATGCCGGGTGTCCCGGCGACGATGCGGACCGCCTCACGCCACTTGTGCGCATCGGTCGGGCGGTGCGGCAGCCAGTGCCGGACGGCTGCGGCGTCGACGAGGAGGGCATCGGCTCGATCGACCCCGAGGCCGATGTCGACGACTTCGAGATCACCGCATCGGGCCGGACCGTCGGCGAAGACGTGCCCCGGCTTGGCGGCCTGGAACGTCACCGTCCGCACGGCGTGCGGCGTCGACGGACCGGCGACGCCGGTGGCGGCGTCGAGTCCGGTCGGCACGTCGACCGCCAGCACCGGTGTGGCCCCGACATCGGGGAACTGCCAACCACCGCGGAAGCCGGTGCCGAACGCAGCGTCGATCACCAGGTCGGCTCGTGGCAGGCGCTCGGGCAGGTCGAGCGCGTCGACCACCGCCACACGGACGCCCCGTTCGCGCAACCGTGTCGCTGCGAC contains:
- the dusB gene encoding tRNA dihydrouridine synthase DusB, which translates into the protein MLPLQIGSFTPKAPVVLAPMAGVTNRAFRAMCRSYGDELVYVNEMVMSHAVVYRNDKTLTMMQFGDDESPRSLQIYGSDPDMLGRAVHQVCDEGRVDHVDLNFGCPAAKVTRKGGGAAVPAKPKLLQQIVRRAVQAAEPYGVPVTAKFRMGLWDDLRTDITTGRICADEGIGWIALHARTVEQHYSGEARWEAIGALKEAVTDIPVLGNGDIWEASDAVAMMAQTDCDGVVIGRGCLGRPWLFGDLITVLNGGEAPAPRRLGEVAEAMRRHARLLTDHYAGFGGEEHAMRDFRKHCAWYLSGYPVGPDVRRTLAQVSSLAQLDDVLGAFDPDAEIVEGGERIKRGHTNGPIKVALPEGYLDDPDELAIPDDADVMALSGG
- a CDS encoding GNAT family N-acetyltransferase, producing the protein MPTATTVISKPFAALTVREFHDLLRLRIDVFVVEQACPYPELDGRDVEPGTGHHWITGSAARGSADDGDAVAAYARTLDDGDAIRIGRVVAAPDARGAGLAAALMAHLVDRFEGQAIVLDAQSHLVDWYRRFGFEPDGEEFVEDGIPHVPMRRVG
- a CDS encoding TetR/AcrR family transcriptional regulator, producing MPTQAERRAATRATLLDAAAEVLVERGLAGFTTTAVTDRAGVSNGALFRHFPTRLDLIAATVEHVLVRLRTTYETTFGDLPDRPDVETLLDLLWSAMSDTQFGAVLEVYTQARTDTDLLAAIHPIVAEHGDYVNALTARVAATLGDGTDTAPLAGLGSLAILAMQGLVVGQMAGASPGYERDVLADFRTLIDTLIDTGRSPTRTGAPS
- a CDS encoding sterol desaturase family protein is translated as MNTNTSTNTGIDPTSADATTGIRSTDLTTKREIWRFLVTRPSAQALAVAIVVLGTARLVVGDYGRGDLIAIVATLAMTGTVEWIIHKYLLHAPLDSWATRTLGTGTGHHQHHLDPTDPDWLLLGGLDAAVFVTMFGAVTAAWSVPLMWITGSSILGGFLTAWLCAAIGLFHYEFVHLMVHTRYRPRTRFYKGLARHHRLHHYRNEHYWLGVTSNTGDRLLRTLPKHKTDVPLSDTARTLGQ
- the tsaD gene encoding tRNA (adenosine(37)-N6)-threonylcarbamoyltransferase complex transferase subunit TsaD, whose translation is MSADRPTSTPDESTVVLGIETSCDETAAAIVMGGNDVVSSVVSSQIEIHADFGGVVPEIASRAHLEALNPVIARAIVEAGIDEQRIDAVACTHGPGLIGALLVGVSAAKSLALAWDVPYVGVNHLEAHLYSAFLEDPTLEFPMVVLLVSGGHTMLIEMQDHGRYRLLGQTIDDAAGEAFDKVARFLDLGYPGGPAIDAEALNGDPDAIRFPRALSDDPDNLDFSFSGLKTAVMNYVRKHPDVSSADVAASFQMAVVDVLVTKARRAAQVTGAKGIVLGGGVAANSLLREELLGACAKDGVRGFLPSRSMCTDNAAMIAAAGWYRLASDGPTDLADGAHPNLKLPLIRFDDADGGVADRAR
- the rimI gene encoding ribosomal protein S18-alanine N-acetyltransferase, which produces MSILSNRLRRSHPDAGPIVIEPMRRRDLKAVMPIEDAAYPTSWSRRIFETELDQVGNGSRYYLVARDGRDIVGYAGLWHVIDPDGDQAHITNIVVDEAHRRRGVASRLMLDLARTARSRGCVAWTLEVRAGSTGAQELYRVFGFAPAGIRRRYYDNVEDAIVMWCHDLATDEYAARLDTIERELQEDGR
- the tsaB gene encoding tRNA (adenosine(37)-N6)-threonylcarbamoyltransferase complex dimerization subunit type 1 TsaB, translating into MLILGIESATEQVGVAIGGHEGVIATFEVTRGRRHAEILTPAIEFVLRNADIDVDELGCIAVDIGPGMFTGMRVGISAAKAMAQALRIPMIGISSLDLLAFPCRHTDRVVVPVIDARKSEVSWAMYRQVPGGVQQVATPTVGPVDELVADLLARSQEALLVGDGAHRYRDEILEGYRCEIAAPVHPSPGALVELAHAKALREEWVRPNEIEPIYLRPPDAQINWATREQRA
- the tsaE gene encoding tRNA (adenosine(37)-N6)-threonylcarbamoyltransferase complex ATPase subunit type 1 TsaE, with amino-acid sequence MLLRADSLASTQSIAAALASVSRPGDLIVLAGEIGAGKTAFAQGFGRALGIVEAITSPTFTLVHSYPVPNSKVTMHHADLYRLDTTGDVDELALHELAEFGGIVLVEWGDVAAATLGDHLEVRIDHDDADDDDAADADGDADDDFGLDGSRLITLDATGPGWAGRWDRLAAAMEAYRC
- the alr gene encoding alanine racemase, which produces MPSDNDEGRRDDVDVAASRWAWAEVDVDALRHNVGSLTRAVSPSHVRAVVKADGYGHGAVTAARAALDAGAAGLCVALVQEGVELRAAGIDAPILVLTEQPPEQLDSLAAAGLEATAYRLDHVDALAAAATRVGAVVSVHLKIDSGMQRVGAAPDLIASLVDAVRSSDSLRLGGVFTHLAVADEPEHRATAEQLATFDAALGSLGDADLPAVHAANSAGALAAPSARRSFVRLGIAMYGISPGPDVDHLVADLRPALALKARVSYVKQVDAGTHVSYGWRHRFDRDTTVATVPIGYADGVPRRLGTLPDAPGFDVLIGGRRCPIVGVVTMDQLVVDVRDAPVTIGDEVVLIGRQGEHEIRAEHWAERLGTIGYEIVCGISARVPRRVVGGGHR
- a CDS encoding peptidoglycan-binding protein, with product MTTPSRPSRTAALLASIVVALAGVTAYAASVGIGDAADPVAEQAVRVAPPEPAVVIGDSAIAALRWVPNAEFAIVGFEHTLDLESCRRLYYASCRGREGRTPPSVHAALLDHSDNYHTLVVATGYNDGTFGFEASFRNIVSRARSLGYERIVWYTLRSDVDYVSPGSVGNHETFADNNAELSRLIATGDFPDVVIADWGGFTADQREWFATDGVHYRAVGAWAAADYLTRKMAFLDERPCPFPTAPNRLVENPCPDPDETGPVADVEALYPVGVDGLLCYEIGEQRRFECRTDYHVLQLTRELEPGMSGSDVGALQTRLQRLDLFADAVDNVYGDTTTDAVSAFQDDNDLPVTGNADIDTLDALGFDVSAL
- a CDS encoding NAD(P)H-hydrate dehydratase — its product is MIQVVTPQHMQAIDDASEVPLDELIARAGAAVARAAIRQLGGTYGRRVLVVAGPGNNGADGRVAATRLRERGVRVAVVDALDLPERLPRADLVIDAAFGTGFRGGWQFPDVGATPVLAVDVPTGLDAATGVAGPSTPHAVRTVTFQAAKPGHVFADGPARCGDLEVVDIGLGVDRADALLVDAAAVRHWLPHRPTDAHKWREAVRIVAGTPGMTGAGHLATTAAQRAGASLVAVSSPGVDADAPVEALDRRVPGFDWYTAVLDDLHRFRSLVIGPGLGREEHTVASVLRCVEDAVVPMVIDGDGLFALAWNEAGSPAVLVDREVPTVLTPHDGEYGLLTGRRPDDDRLAAATSLADTTGATVLLKGPATVVATPGEVPLIVDAGDERLATAGTGDVLAGIIGALLARQIPAHRAAAAGAFVHGLAVQRCASVGVIAGDLVEQLPAVFTDLLATDA